The following coding sequences lie in one Panicum virgatum strain AP13 chromosome 6N, P.virgatum_v5, whole genome shotgun sequence genomic window:
- the LOC120679513 gene encoding uncharacterized protein YciO-like, protein MAAADLATTASFSRVSFRGAVRPSPFRLPLSRAHPPGRLRVSSTVVALHKRNPKRLKYAAERQFKREDTGMLRVKVEPSGEDFWKLDPVIDLINRGAFGVIPTDTVYSIVCDLSNNESIERLRRVKGIGDSKPLSILCRSLRDIDTYTTGFPRGTNQGQANIFRAVKRVIPGPYTFILPATKQFPKQCIRHGSSTRYAKRRQVGVRIPDDPICQAILQNLDEPLICTSVKYLSEDEWILDPVIIADLYEPLGLDFIVDGGPRIADPSTVVDMTGTNPTVIRQGKGPKLDWMVAEDEEEDAQSKFAFKAV, encoded by the exons GGGTCTCCTTCCGCGGCGCGGTCCGCCCCTCCCCGTTCCGGCTCCCCTTATCGCGGGCCCATCCGCCCGGTCGCctccgcgtctcctccaccgtcgTCGCTCTCCACAAGCGCAACCCCAAGCGGCTCAAGTACGCCGCCGAGCGCCAGTTCAAG AGAGAGGACACCGGGATGCTGCGGGTGAAGGTGGAGCCCTCCGGCGAGGACTTCTGGAAGCTGGACCCGGTTATCGACCTCATCAATCGCGGCGCCTTCGGGGTGATCCCTACTGACACCGT CTACTCCATCGTCTGTGATCTGAGTAACAATGAATCTATTGAGCGCCTTCGCAG AGTGAAAGGCATTGGAGACTCAAAG CCTCTCAGCATCCTGTGTCGCTCATTACGTGATATCGATACCTACACAACAGGATTTCCTCGAGGTACCAACCAAGGGCAAGCTAACATTTTCCGTGCTGTCAAGCGTGTAATACCTGGGCCT TACACCTTTATTTTACCTGCAACCAAGCAATTTCCCAAACAATGCATTAGGCATGGTTCTTCCACAAGGTATGCAAAAAGGAGACAGGTTGGCGTCCGAATTCCAGATGATCCCATCTGCCAGGCAATATTGCAAAATTTGGATGAACCTTTGATCTGCACAAG TGTCAAATATCTATCAGAGGATGAATGGATACTTGATCCAGTAATCATTGCCGATCTCTATGAGCCACTG GGCCTTGATTTCATTGTTGATGGTGGTCCTAGAATTGCTGATCCTTCTACTGTGGTAGATATGACAGGAACAAACCCTACTGTAATTCGTCAGGGAAAG GGTCCAAAGCTGGATTGGATGGTagcagaagatgaagaagaggatgcacAATCAAAGTTTGCTTTTAAAGCGGTTTGA